A single genomic interval of Helianthus annuus cultivar XRQ/B chromosome 6, HanXRQr2.0-SUNRISE, whole genome shotgun sequence harbors:
- the LOC110865887 gene encoding F-box protein At1g11270, with the protein MSDHIPFEIQMEIMKRFPVKSLIQFRSVSKAWKSLIDSSDFIKLYSGRQQHLLLRYDLQYKLEEPEYVSIVDDDTFPGHKVSPTIPVQLNILENSRIIGNSHGLLCLYGYYYGWGGRVHTAVLWNISIRKAVDVVVPNVAYGKYATSLGFGVCGKTIDPKIVKVTYIASWKDIESIPDSIPSQVEVFTVSTGAWRRPYSCNLPRKSITFHYDQVVVDGVLYWIVSDRITTDGGFRSLNLIISFDITSEEFREINLPDALAHHQPYKLSISKLKESLVVVQSYGEINDRVFFVWMMKDGVPKSFTKMFTICTPDATIISVPGFRKSGEPIIEILDDFCHPHEYWSLFVYEPYSKHINNIGIREWLCSFSLYNYMETLLLHDQPDLTTNDFPNFTADDIESGEQELNF; encoded by the coding sequence atGTCAGACCACATTCCATTTGAAATTCAAATGGAAATCATGAAAAGGTTTCCTGTTAAATCATTAATTCAGTTTCGATCGGTCTCCAAAGCATGGAAGTCTCTCATCGACAGTTCTGATTTCATTAAGCTTTATAGTGGCCGACAGCAACATCTACTTCTAAGGTATGATCTTCAGTATAAATTAGAAGAACCAGAATATGTTtcaattgttgatgatgatactTTCCCCGGACACAAAGTTTCTCCCACTATTCCTGTGCAACTTAACATTCTTGAAAATTCCCGAATAATTGGCAACTCTCATGGGTTGTTGTGTTTGTACGGTTATTACTATGGCTGGGGCGGTCGTGTTCACACTGCCGTTCTTTGGAACATTTCGATTAGAAAAGCGGTTGATGTTGTTGTGCCTAATGTTGCATATGGGAAATATGCAACCAGTTTGGGTTTCGGGGTTTGTGGTAAGACTATTGATCCTAAGATTGTCAAGGTTACATATATTGCTAGTTGGAAAGATATTGAAAGTATACCTGATAGCATCCCTTCGCAAGTTGAGGTTTTTACCGTAAGCACGGGGGCCTGGAGGCGCCCATATAGCTGCAATCTCCCTCGTAAATCAATTACGTTTCACTATGATCAAGTAGTTGTAGATGGAGTTCTTTATTGGATTGTTTCTGATCGGATTACCACTGATGGTGGTTTTAGGAGCTTAAATCTGATTATTTCATTTGATATAACGAGTGAAGAATTTAGAGAAATAAATCTCCCAGATGCTTTAGCACACCACCAACCTTATAAGTTGTCAATATCTAAACTAAAGGAGTCTCTTGTTGTGGTTCAAAGCTATGGAGAGATCAATGATCGTGTTTTTTTTGTATGGATGATGAAGGATGGCGTTCCAAAATCGTTTACAAAGATGTTCACTATTTGCACACCAGATGCAACAATTATATCAGTACCGGGATTTAGGAAGAGTGGTGAACCTATAATTGAAATCTTAGATGATTTTTGTCACCCTCATGAATATTGGTCGCTTTTTGTTTATGAACCCTACTCAAAACACATCAATAACATTGGGATTAGAGAATGGTTGTGCTCATTTTCTTTGTATAATTACATGGAAACACTACTTCTGCATGATCAACCTGATCTTACAACTAATGACTTTCCCAATTTTACAGCTGATGACATTGAAAGTGGAGAGCAAGAACTGAATTTCTAG
- the LOC110945032 gene encoding uncharacterized protein LOC110945032: MNILSLNIIGINGGAKANWVKEIRLSNKIGAVALQESKLESVSRSGLVGFWGNNTFEFSYAAFVGLSGGLIWIWDPNIFKADVIIQNRCYLLVRGSMVGSGILLNLINVYAPQSVVAKRQLWDDLTTQIEKYDGKWVLAGDFNAVRSLEERKHSKFKLACAENFNKFIFENGLQEFPMQGRKFTCIRDNGKKLSKLDRFLVSSDFFNSWPQACVRVLPGRHSDHCPIILEVVDLKFGPTPFWVFSSWIGQPGFEEAVVEASESFVAFDPPDVSLTSKFAHLRSRLKVWRDEFLSKEKESENMALSELEYLENEMESRDLTEEEE, from the coding sequence ATGAATATTCTTTCTTTAAACATCATAGGTATTAATGGGGGAGCTAAAGCCAACTGGGTTAAGGAAATTAGGTTGTCTAACAAAATCGGGGCTGTCGCTTTGCAAGAATCTAAGTTGGAGTCTGTCTCTAGATCGGGGCTGGTGGGTTTTTGGGGCAATAACACTTTTGAGTTTTCTTATGCTGCTTTTGTCGGTCTGTCTGGTGGGTTGATTTGGATTTGGGACCCTAATATTTTTAAAGCTGATGTGATTATCCAGAACAGATGTTACCTTTTGGTTAGAGGTTCGATGGTCGGTAGTGGGATTCTTTTGAATTTAATCAACGTCTATGCTCCCCAAAGTGTTGTGGCCAAACGCCAACTTTGGGATGATCTTACTACTCAAATTGAGAAATATGATGGGAAGTGGGTGTTAGCGGGGGACTTTAACGCAGTTCGTTCTTTGGAAGAAAGAAAACATTCTAAGTTTAAATTGGCATGTGCTGAGAACTTTAACAAATTTATTTTTGAGAACGGGTTGCAGGAATTCCCTATGCAAGGTCGCAAGTTCACTTGTATTAGGGACAATGGCAAAAAGCTTAGTAAACTGGACCGGTTTCTGGTATCCTCAGACTTTTTCAACTCGTGGCCCCAAGCTTGTGTGAGGGTGCTCCCCGGTAGGCATTCTGACCATTGCCCAATTATTTTGGAGGTTGTTGACCTCAAATTTGGTCCTACGCCTTTTTGGGTTTTCAGTTCTTGGATAGGCCAGCCGGGTTTCGAGGAAGCGGTTGTTGAGGCTTCGGAGAGTTTTGTTGCTTTTGATCCTCCTGATGTTAGTCTCACTTCTAAGTTTGCTCATTTAAGATCACGTCTTAAAGTTTGGAGGGATGAGTTCTTGTCCAAAGAAAAAGAAAGTGAAAATATGGCGTTATCCGAATTAGAGTATTTGGAGAATGAGATGGAGTCTAGGGATCTCACGGAAGAAGAAGAATGA